In the genome of Drosophila yakuba strain Tai18E2 chromosome 3R, Prin_Dyak_Tai18E2_2.1, whole genome shotgun sequence, one region contains:
- the LOC6537961 gene encoding uncharacterized protein LOC6537961: MEWTREKTLQLISEYRSRRGLWDMTCDEYRKKDVKQRLLNEVSQVLGGNIPINELEKKFHTLRTQYHREISRMKRKEPYNSKWFGFKNLVFLSSPYACRSTKGRLKADLQGDERKFALGEVTADHNSDSSTPANHNSNTNANMNEEYLRKNHASSRAQELEKLIEETTKDVDDIEESELEEGEVKPKQAKEMSVRFVSLNEQEETEPLENHHQTLMDLHHQGNAVEAVSFQANESGELHYQTTPSQNTGSSSVHVMPTRIIKIQRRDTAGGQEDSYFEEHTQLHPPPVKRMYYEASPASHNTTSILSPALESSANGTASSVLTTSPGITMSNLRLPKVNTPPKQVQAQAIPSPPPPTIVSLPPARDEFATYGEYVANEMRAISNREVLVALKHRINTAIFEANMAEIAPK, encoded by the coding sequence ATGGAGTGGACGCGCGAGAAGACGCTGCAGCTGATCAGTGAGTACCGCAGCCGACGCGGGCTGTGGGACATGACTTGCGACGAGTACCGGAAGAAGGACGTCAAGCAGCGGCTCTTGAACGAAGTCAGCCAGGTGCTGGGCGGGAACATCCCGATCAACGAGctggaaaagaagtttcacACGCTGCGCACGCAGTACCACCGCGAGATCAGTCGCATGAAACGCAAAGAGCCCTACAACTCCAAGTGGTTTGGCTTCAAGAACCTGGTGTTCCTTAGCTCGCCCTACGCCTGCCGCTCCACAAAGGGTCGCCTGAAGGCGGATCTGCAGGGTGACGAGCGTAAGTTTGCCCTGGGGGAGGTCACCGCCGATCATAACAGCGACAGCAGCACACCGGCCAATCACAACAGCAATACGAACGCCAACATGAACGAGGAGTACCTCCGCAAGAACCACGCCAGCAGTCGGGCCCAGGAGCTGGAGAAACTCATCGAGGAGACAACCAAAGACGTGGACGACATTGAGGAGTCAGAGCTGGAGGAGGGAGAGGTAAAGCCTAAGCAGGCAAAAGAAATGAGTGTCCGCTTTGTGAGTCTCAACGAACAGGAAGAGACGGAGCCGCTGGAGAATCACCATCAGACCCTTATGGACCTGCACCACCAGGGCAACGCCGTGGAAGCAGTCAGCTTTCAGGCCAATGAGAGCGGCGAACTGCACTACCAGACCACACCATCCCAAAACACGGGCAGCAGCTCGGTGCACGTAATGCCCACGCGAATCATTAAAATCCAGCGGCGGGACACGGCGGGTGGGCAGGAGGATAGCTACTTTGAGGAGCACACGCAACTGCATCCGCCGCCGGTCAAACGCATGTACTACGAAGCCAGTCCAGCATCGCACAACACCACCTCCATTCTGTCCCCCGCACTGGAAAGTAGTGCCAACGGCACAGCCAGCAGTGTGTTGACCACTTCGCCCGGGATAACTATGAGTAACCTGCGCCTGCCCAAGGTGAACACACCGCCGAAACAAGTGCAGGCCCAAGCCATCCCCAGTCCACCTCCGCCCACCATTGTCAGCCTGCCGCCAGCGCGCGACGAGTTCGCAACGTATGGAGAGTACGTAGCCAACGAGATGCGCGCCATTAGCAATCGGGAGGTGCTTGTCGCCCTCAAGCACCGAATCAACACGGCCATTTTCGAGGCCAACATGGCCGAAATAGCACCGAAATAG
- the LOC6537960 gene encoding uncharacterized protein LOC6537960, whose protein sequence is MSALGDSDDETEFKDISATNYHRVQEKVAKISYADGVADGREKVFQDSFDEGFENGFKTGFELAKLSAFYETMKSAGAESLELKAEHEAYQNLKLADATDKAHFKYLEHQGAPLNVISAKQRTYVDDLLGKLAQELPATTNLFTSGSDSSVNVV, encoded by the exons ATGTCTGCACTTGGGGATTCGGATGATGAAACTGAGTTTAAAGATATCAGCGCCACAAATTATCATCGTGTGCAGGAGAAAGTGGCAAAG ATAAGCTATGCAGATGGCGTTGCCGATGGCAGGGAAAAGGTCTTCCAAGACAGCTTCGATGAAGGCTTTGAGAATGGCTTTAAAACCGGATTCGAACTGGCCAAACTTAGTGCCTTCTATGAAACCATGAAAAGTGCGGGAGCAGAAAGTTTAGAATTGAAGGCAGAACATGAGGCTTACCAAAATCTGAAATTAGCAGATGCAACAGATAAAGCGCACTTCAAATACTTGGAGCACCAGGGCGCTCCACTCAACGTGATATCCGCCAAACAAAGGACCTATGTGGACGACCTCCTGGGAAAACTTGCTCAGGAACTACCGGCAACTACGAATTTATTCACATCGGGAAGCGATTCTAGTGTTAATGTGGTTTAA
- the LOC6537959 gene encoding putative OPA3-like protein CG13603 has translation MVVGVFPLGKLALLAIKHISKPISNMIKQKAKKNQSFKSLVVAPPARLYHVIDVRSKMWMLGLGQPRLIPPLTDAMTIQMGGDILGEMIIFIIGATLIIGEFKRQAKKDRLKHEKHRLHREKLEERIGDLTNKVSRQSKEIHQLRSKLVSRETYMGCSSTADLECN, from the exons ATGGTTGTGGGCGTCTTTCCACTGGGAAAACTAGCTTTACTTGCCATCAAGCACATTAGCAAGCCTATCAGCAATATGATCAagcaaaaggccaaaaagaATCAGTCATTCAAATCCCTGGTTGTTGCTCCCCCAGCAAGAT TATACCATGTTATTGATGTTCGCTCCAAGATGTGGATGCTGGGACTGGGACAACCTCGTCTTATTCCGCCCCTAACTGACGCGATGACTATCCAAATGGGTGGCGATATCCTGGGCGAAATGATCATCTTCATTATTGGCGCCACGCTGATTATAGGGGAATTTAAAAG GCAAGCCAAGAAGGACAGGTTGAAGCACGAGAAACACAGGCTGCATCGGGAGAAGCTGGAGGAAAGAATTGGTGACCTCACCAACAAGGTCAGCCGCCAGTCCAAGGAAATCCATCAGCTGAGAAGCAAGTTGGTCAGCAGAGAAACCTATATGGGATGTAGCAGTACGGCGGATTTGGAATGTAACTGA
- the LOC6537958 gene encoding putative OPA3-like protein CG43998, which yields MSVALIFVQNFMLRTMVIGSFPVGKLFIHGVKRISKPFGDLLIWMGKHHPFIRRYVIIPPAQLYNTFEVRSKLRMLRLKQPRRIPRLSTPIAIRLGADMLSEAFVFGIGMGLIYYEVSKTYAKSQKQNQEFEEQKRALDECVDCISADVERNQRDINWIKAALRNVEK from the exons ATGTCAGTCGCCCTTATTTTCGTGCAAAATTTTATGTTACGCACAATGGTGATCGGCAGTTTTCCAGTTGGCAAGCTTTTCATACATGGCGTAAAACGGATTAGCAAGCCATTTGGAGACCTTCTCATATGGATGGGCAAGCATCATCCCTTCATCCGGCGCTATGTCATCATTCCGCCAGCCCAGCTCTACAACACCTTTGAGGTCCGTTCCAAGCTCCGTATGCTGCGACTGAAGCAGCCCAGGCGGATTCCACGCCTCTCCACTCCCATCGCCATTAGACTGGGCGCTGATATGCTGAGCGAGGCCTTTGTGTTTGGCATTGGCATGGGTCTCATATACTACGAGGTTTCAAA AACATATGCAAAAAGTCAGAAACAAAACCAGGAGTTTGAGGAGCAGAAGAGAGCTCTAGATGAGTGCGTGGACTGTATCAGTGCGGATGTGGAGCGGAACCAAAGGGACATCAACTGGATTAAGGCGGCCCTGAGAAACGTGGAAAAATAA
- the LOC6537956 gene encoding nucleoporin Ndc1 gives MSASSTSNACKLLLLGRCLRAVLLSVAIQFLLLTVFLLFVNFQLLHPLAWVTGTLRLVASWYTWFASIPLVASVVLYGVVLCQQHLSERPYCPTRYRWLLHYGPCKVLFLGAHLLVGLLTAWLYTGYLHTDYQHLRYTCYGQDCISAYHVYLLGIGLSAGCYYFVSVHMRQEISIEFPIVEHSQAEKMRELLYGSLAKALVRSLLPTLSYTAVFWLFGPMICHKLSHILSVDMDERLEGFFGVATNVRLLFYGYLLTAQILSNMHLMRCFYGILLSEDLPLVVTKPRAAFAHEQDITLVAGLGVFNVYVVQCLAAHYFYKLALRKNSAQRAEIFQLTEPGNRPANWRSLCDQCLSILGSFTEELTESMQKISVLKGAQSLPMPKITESLTASLMAEKVLLRQYNQIHGIRPIVSPTCEDGVDRPADGMRHVPNWCERVSTQLELSLQRLLQRVPGIVYFFKEPEGSKTTFLLANSLPVVYLTQALALVCAASLKEDPYGVVQKDLAAIIKAINKLRNELDKLSNVIGNIRAPSSSFNVLRCAVRRSLYAICNSFCDYLGDLLPPGEELRQLQDLVCQE, from the exons ATGTCTGCCAGCTCCACCAGCAACGCTTGCAAGCTACTGCTGCTCGGCCGCTGCCTGCGCGCCGTGCTTCTTAGCGTGGCCATTCAATTCCTGCTGCTCACCGTGTTCCTGCTGTTTGTGAACTTCCAACTGTTGCATCCACTCGCCTGGGTGACGGGCACACTGCGTCTGGTAGCCAGCTGGTACACCTGGTTTGCCAGCATCCCGCTGGTAGCCTCCGTCGTGCTCTACGGCGTGGTCCTGTGCCAGCAGCACCTGTCGGAGCGGCCCTACTGCCCAACCCGGTACCGCTGGCTCCTGCATTACGGTCCATGCAAGGTACTCTTCCTGGGCGCCCATCTGCTGGTCGGTTTGCTGACCGCCTGGCTCTACACGGGCTACCTGCACACAGACTATCA ACATCTGAGATACACGTGCTATGGCCAGGATTGCATTAGTGCCTACCATGTCTATCTACTGGGCATCGGGCTGTCCGCCGGCTGCTACTACTTTGTCTCCGTACACATGCGCCAGGAGATCTCAATTGAATTCCCCATCGTGGAGCATTCGCAGGCGGAGAAGATGCGCGAACTACTTTACGGCAGTTTGGCCAAAGCTCTAGTAAGATCACTGCTGCCCACGCTCAGTTACACCGCCGTCTTTTGGCTTTTCGGACCCATGATATGCCACAAACTTAGTCACATTCTCTCAGTGGACATGGACGAGCGACTGGAAGGTTTCTTTGGAGTCGCGACCAATGTGCGCCTGCTTTTCTACGGCTATTTGCTGACCGCCCAAATTCTGAGTAACATGCACCTAATGCGATGCTTCTACGGCATTTTGCTCTCGGAGGATTTGCCCCTGGTGGTGACTAAACCGCGAGCTGCCTTTGCCCATGAACAAGACATAACATTGGTAGCGGGACTCGGGGTCTTCAACGTGTATGTGGTGCAGTGCCTTGCTGCTCATTATTTCTACAAGCTGGCGTTGCGAAAGAATTCGGCACAGCGGGCAGAGATATTCCAGCTTACTGAGCCGGGCAACCGGCCAGCAAACTGGCGCTCCCTATGCGACCAGTGCTTGAGTATTCTCGGCAGCTTTACCGAAGAACTAACCGAGTCCATGCAGAAGATAAGTGTACTCAAGGGCGCCCAGAGTCTGCCAATGCCGAAGATAACTGAATCGCTTACTGCTAGCTTAATGGCCGAGAAGGTGTTGCTGCGCCAATACAACCAGATCCACGGCATCCGACCCATTGTGTCGCCCACTTGCGAGGATGGAGTGGATCGTCCAGCGGATGGCATGCGACATGTTCCCAACTGGTGTGAGCGCGTCTCCACCCAGTTGGAGCTGTCCCTACAACGGTTGCTACAGCGAGTTCCCGGCATTGTGTACTTCTTCAAGGAACCCGAAGGTTCTAAGACAACGTTTCTGCTGGCCAACTCCCTGCCCGTAGTCTATTTGACGCAGGCTCTGGCACTGGTGTGTGCGGCATCGCTCAAAGAGGATCCATATGGAGTGGTGCAGAAAGATTTGGCGGCTATCATCAAGGCGATCAACAAGCTGCGAAATGAGCTGGACAAGCTAAGCAACGTGATAGGCAACATTAGGGCACCGAGCTCCAGCTTCAATGTGCTTCGATGCGCAGTGCGTCGCAGTTTGTACGCCATCTGTAACTCATTTTGCGATTATCTGGGCGATCTCCTGCCCCCTGGAGAGGAACTGCGACAGCTACAGGACCTAGTCTGCCAGGAATAA
- the LOC6537955 gene encoding elongation of very long chain fatty acids protein F — protein sequence MLEIFRTPYADSKQLPLATGPGPIIIILTVYLLVVFKAGRKFMEHREPYNLRGVLKYYNMFQICYNIMMLLPGYYFMLAFQPYNFRCMTVLQQDHPLKNWERCISYAYYINKIVDLMDTVFCVLRKKYSQITFLHVFHHVLMPSVGYLIIRFYGYGGQLFFLCSFNVIVHIFMYAYYYSAIEGNTVRWKRCLTLMQMLQFLLMFGHCAFTAMQRECKASQGTLFLVSCSAAIMFILFANFYFQCYMRPKHKKN from the exons ATGTTGGAAATATTCAGGACGCCCTATGCGGACTCCAAGCAACTGCCGTTGGCCACTGGACCCGGTCCCATCATTATTATCCTCACCGTTTATCTTCTGGTAGTTTTTAAGGCCGGCCGGAAGTTCATGGAGCATCGTGAACCTTATAATCTGCGAGGAGTGCTCAAGTACTATAACATGTTCCAGATCTGCTACAATATAATGATGCTCCTGCCC GGATACTACTTCATGTTGGCATTCCAACCGTACAACTTTCGCTGCATGACCGTTTTGCAGCAGGATCATCCTCTTAAGAACTGGGAGCGCTGCATCAGCTATGCCTACTACATAAACAAGATCGTTGACCTAATGGACACCGTGTTTTGCGTGCTGCGCAAGAAGTACTCGCAAATAACGTTCCTGCACGTTTTCCATCACGTCCTAATGCCCTCCGTGGGTTACTTGATAATACGGTTTTATGGCTACGGTGGTCAACTGTTCTTCCTGTGCTCCTTCAATGTAATCGTTCATATTTTCATGTATGCGTACTACTATTCGGCAATCGAGGGCAACACGGTGCGTTGGAAGCGGTGCTTGACGCTCATGCAAATGCTGCAGTTCCTCCTCATGTTCGGCCACTGTGCCTTCACCGCCATGCAACGGGAGTGCAAGGCCTCGCAGGGAACCCTCTTTCTGGTCAGCTGCTCCGCGGCGATCATGTTCATCCTGTTCGCCAACTTTTATTTCCAGTGCTACATGAGACCGAAGCATAAGAAGAACTGA
- the LOC6537957 gene encoding putative OPA3-like protein CG13603: MVIGVFPAAKLGILAIKQVSKPIANVIKSNAKSSPFFRKYICMPPAQFYNWVEVKTKMWALNMGGRVNVPPLNEAMAIELGANLLGEFIIFSIGAGLLIFEYSRQTIKENKKNELAQSEKMSLTNMLTEMNFRLERQDAQIREMTRVLADLDSRNIFRWHKEPIQEYVPFDPDTPDQSASARNPKKLDSLYDPQGGMAFRALHFLDTQIFVDGRNRKATEALKHLDEVAEQLEQSLGEAATVAVASSVPTKTAEL, encoded by the exons atgGTTATTGGCGTCTTCCCGGCGGCCAAGCTCGGCATATTGGCCATCAAGCAGGTCAGCAAGCCGATAGCCAACGTGATCAAGTCCAATGCCAAGTCGAGCCCCTTCTTCAGGAAATACATCTGCATGCCGCCGGCGCAGT TCTACAACTGGGTGGAGGTGAAGACCAAGATGTGGGCCTTGAACATGGGTGGTCGCGTTAATGTTCCACCGCTGAACGAGGCGATGGCCATTGAGCTGGGAGCCAATCTGCTGGGCGAGTTCATCATATTCTCTATCGGAGCCGGTCTTCTGATTTTCGAGTACTCACG TCAAACCATAAAGGAGAACAAGAAGAACGAGTTGGCGCAATCGGAGAAGATGTCACTGACCAACATGCTGACAGAAATGAACTTTCGGCTAGAGCGACAGGACGCCCAGATACGGGAAATGACGCGAGTGCTGGCTGATCTAG ATTCGCGGAACATTTTCCGGTGGCACAAGGAACCCATTCAGGAATACGTGCCCTTTGATCCTGACACGCCGGACCAGAGTGCCAGCGCTAGAAATCCGAAAAAGTTGGACAGCTTATATGACCCGCAAGGCGGTATGGCCTTCCGAGCCCTGCACTTCCTGGACACGCAGATCTTCGTGGACGGACGCAATCGCAAGGCCACGGAGGCCCTCAAACACTTGGATGAGGTGGCCGAGCAGCTGGAGCAATCCTTGGGAGAGGCTGCCACCGTTGCCGTCGCCAGCTCAGTGCCTACGAAAACAGCTGAGCTTTGA
- the LOC6537962 gene encoding coiled-coil domain-containing protein 12, with protein sequence MGIMDNNGIGRLTEESLKRKERLQKLREQAQNKGGDAAESNEKLPKPVFRSYKPTNESTDGEILAQEPTGNIETAVEDQLSLLQQPMVIDEIDITNLAPRKPDWDLKRDASKKLERLERRTQKAIAELIRERLKLNQIEDISQAVNVATAHAGESVQEDYD encoded by the exons ATGGGCATCATGGACAACAATGGCATCGGCAGGCTTACAGAAGAATCTCTGAAACGCAAGGAGCGTCTTCAAAAACTCCGGGAACAAGCTCAGAACAAAGGCGGAGACGCCGCCGAATCCAATGAGAAGTTACCCAA ACCAGTCTTCCGCAGCTACAAACCTACGAATGAGAGCACCGATGGCGAAATCCTTGCACAGGAACCCACGGGAAACATAGAAACCGCTGTGGAGGATCAACTGAGTCTGCTCCAGCAGCCCATGGTGATCGATGAGATTGATATAACCAACCTGGCTCCGCGCAAACCCGACTGGGATCTAAAGCGGGATGCCAGCAAAAAGTTGGAGCGACTGGAACGACGCACCCAAAAAGCAATTGCTGAGCTCATCCGTGAGCGACTGAAGCTGAACCAAATCGAGGACATCAGCCAAGCGGTGAACGTGGCCACGGCTCATGCAGGTGAAAGTGTTCAGGAGGATTATGACTAG
- the LOC6537963 gene encoding spindle assembly abnormal protein 6 homolog produces MWPPGSEDSYSTKMDYAKSVVNILPSAEMLVSFNGDMTRSSKRSCLLYAERMDFKELLQLRLAEKSDQRRMYITTVDSASFQDLKQDQSLNVSFSGFIDNVVRMLKDCQSGKLELHLSVRDQNLSSSREVHDYHLQFVEIRSFKNLVHLSLPCRTAPLNTVLFYINSMLDASHKKQFVLEQSIQQMQAEINAQRSHTERLTTENKSLREAIAENTRILEEKHAAEVHQYQEKLTKLNEQRNNELERHRRAISGFQSQMDKASLEKSELKSAQEQAEKRCQALSEELACCKARVCNLKEQNDKLHGDVVNARQQERKLEYKIEDLKQHTTELQEHIQRANKEKANMAAELEAEKKILHTKRQALGMASEEISKANQIILKQSQELLNHKKTIAWRTEVALQQEKAVQSKENLLTLRENELREARITIEKLREEIPQQLQSMRNFAQGLEQKYSKQILILKERLAIPTGKENRR; encoded by the exons ATGTGGCCACCGGGGAGCGAGGATAGCTACTCCACCAAAATGGACTACGCCAAGAGCGTGGTAAACATCCTGCCCAGCGCAGAAATGCTGGTGAGCTTCAATGGCGACATGACGCGGTCTAGTAAACGGTCATGTCTACTGTACGCGGAGAGAATGGACTTCAAGGAGCTGCTG CAACTCCGATTGGCGGAAAAGTCCGATCAACGGCGCATGTACATTACGACAGTGGACAGTGCCTCCTTCCAAGATCTCAAACAGGATCAGTCTCTGAATGTGTCATTCTCCGGGTTCATAGATAATGTAGTGCGCATGCTGAAGGACTGTCAGTCAGGCAAATTGGAGCTGCACCTGTCCGTGCGGGATCAGAACCTCTCATCCAGCAGAGAGGTCCACGACTATCATCTCCAGTTTGTGGAAATCCGGTCCTTCAAGAACCTGGTTCACCTTAGCCTGCCCTGTCGTACTGCCCCCTTGAACACCGTACTATTCTACATAAACAGCATGCTAGATGCTTCCCACAAAAAGCAATTTGTTCTGGAGCAAAGTATCCAGCAAATGCAGGCGGAAATCAACGCGCAACGCTCGCACACAGAAAGGTTGACcacagaaaacaaaagtcTCAGGGAAGCCATCGCCGAAAACACTCGTATCTTAGAGGAGAAGCATGCTGCCGAGGTTCATCAATACCAGGAAAAACTGACCAAACTAAATGAGCAGCGCAATAATGAGCTGGAGAGACATCGTCGAGCGATCTCCGGCTTTCAGTCGCAAATGGACAAGGCTTCGCTGGAGAAATCAGAACTTAAATCTGCCCAAGAGCAGGCAGAGAAGCGATGTCAAGCCCTGTCCGAGGAGTTGGCCTGTTGCAAAGCGCGAGTGTGCAACTTAAAAGAGCAAAATGATAAACTGCACGGGGATGTGGTCAATGCCAGGCAGCAGGAACGCAAGTTGGAGTACAAGATCGAGGACCTCAAGCAGCACACTACCGAGCTACAGGAACATATCCAAAGAGCGAACAAGGAGAAA GCAAACATGGCTGCTGAACTGGAGGCCGAGAAGAAGATCCTGCACACCAAGCGCCAGGCTTTGGGAATGGCTTCTGAGGAGATCTCCAAGGCAAACCAGATAATCCTCAAGCAGAGCCAGGAGCTACTCAACCACAAGAAGACCATTGCCTGGCGCACCGAAGTGGCTCTACAACAAGAGAAGGCCGTTCAGTCCAAGGAGAACCTACTAACCCTGCGGGAGAATGAACTGCGAGAGGCTCGAATAACTATTGAAAAACTGAGGGAGGAAATTCCCCAGCAACTGCAATCTATGCGTAACTTTGCCCAGGGACTGGAGCAGAAGTATTCCAAAC AAATCCTCATTCTAAAAGAACGGTTAGCAATACCCACGGGCAAAGAAAATCGGCGATAG
- the LOC6537964 gene encoding RNA-binding protein 14, whose product MNTTAKVFVGSLPRCKPDELRRLFTNYGSVVECDVMNRCAFVHLENTDMAEAAIAALNGTIFKGQPIVVEAGRPKYGPGAGSRGQPGSGDNPGRRPSQVQGGGADKRPHESGGNFKRNFREEVGGRYSNEGPRGSNSSAAKFGPVRNESNYRQQRSAPYSKGPPDNESSNQGQGFRNKFAGGGKFGGSAGNEGRFGNNRFQQRDNSGSQPGRRNFKNSPTSGYRGGSSSSDFQGGNSSSGGGGSVNQRAGGGGPGPSNVRQDRRGFALPVEHQQQQMGFGRFGNGPMNSGNRGTNGGNPPGGRGFFNGGGGFNDRRGSSHETSSPQGGPSKRGGSGARNHNQNGINAYHSEFPPLGSGGGVPAQRNRFNGPRPGPNMGGNRRF is encoded by the exons atgaATACT ACCGCCAAGGTGTTCGTCGGCAGCCTGCCGCGCTGCAAGCCGGACGAACTGCGTCGACTGTTCACCAACTATGGATCGGTCGTTGAGTGCGACGTGATGAACCGCTGCGCCTTCGTCCACCTGGAGAACACAGACATGGCGGAGGCGGCTATCGCCGCACTGAATGGCACCATCTTCAAGGGCCAGCCCATCGTGGTGGAGGCGGGCAGGCCAAAGTACGGTCCTGGAGCTGGCAGTCGAGGTCAGCCGGGCTCTGGTGACAATCCGGGGCGCAGACCCTCACAGG TTCAAGGTGGAGGAGCGGACAAGAGACCTCATGAATCCGGTGGCAACTTTAAGCGCAACTTCCGTGAAGAAGTCGGTGGCAGATACTCCAACGAAGGCCCAAGGGGTTCCAACTCCTCGGCCGCCAAATTTGGTCCCGTAAGAAACGAGTCCAACTACAGACAACAGCGCAGTGCACCTTACTCGAAAGGACCACCGGACAATGAGTCTTCCAATCAGGGACAGGGATTTAGGAACAAATTTGCAGGCGGTGGCAAGTTTGGTGGAAGCGCGGGCAACGAAGGACGCTTCGGCAACAATCGGTTTCAGCAGCGGGACAACAGTGGATCACAGCCTGGCAGAAGAAACTTTAAGAACAGCCCAACCAGCGGGTATAGAGGAGGAAGCAGCTCCAGTGACTTTCAAGGAGGCAACTCCAGCAGCGGGGGAGGAGGATCCGTGAATCAGAGGGCCGGTGGCGGGGGACCAGGTCCCAGCAATGTGCGACAGGATCGCCGTGGATTTGCCCTGCCTGTagagcatcagcagcagcagatgggCTTTGGACGCTTTGGCAATGGGCCCATGAACTCTGGCAATCGTGGGACAAATGG AGGAAATCCACCAGGAGGACGTGGGTTCTTCAATGGCGGAGGCGGATTCAACGACAGACGCGGTAGTAGTCACGAAACCAGCAGTCCCCAAGGAGGCCCAAGCAAACGCGGAGGATCAGGAGCTAGAAATCACAATCAGAATGGCATAAATGCATATCACTCGGAATTCCCGCCCTTGGGCAGTGGCGGCGGAGTTCCAGCCCAAAGAAACCG CTTCAACGGACCCAGACCCGGGCCAAATATGGGCGGCAATAGAAGATTTTAA